In Pelagicoccus sp. SDUM812003, one DNA window encodes the following:
- a CDS encoding family 43 glycosylhydrolase has protein sequence MKQALALSLSALAASLSFANSDTAYLLTSFRDNGDGLHLAYSYDARDWTDLDQVYLEPTVGSKLMRDPHILRTDDGTYHMVWTSGWSDLGIGYATSENLTDWSEQKYLPLMEDVEGANQCWAPEIYYDKKKKSFVIVWSTSVTDKRTGETNFRAYYSLTKNFETLSKPKILFDPGFDNIDTTILKQDDAFYAIFKETDDQGAKDYGSIYAAKAKKITGPYEVLDHVILKKEQAEGPTVVDTEDGVYVYFDYYTDHRYGARVSTDWETWKKPTDDIAFPEGQRHGSIFRAPESLVASLIREAASVAPAPALQGEFTADPAIRAFGDRYYIYPTSDRPYWNTKEFAVWSSPDLVEWKKENVFLDLREDISWANNKAWAPDCIERNGKYYFYFCGEHNIGVAVGDSPTGPFEDALDRPLIDNETIKTFSIDPYAFIDDDGQAYLYFGNGTPTVYRLNDDMISFDGEHVEFPLRDFREGIVVFKRNGKYYFMWSIDDARSPDYRVGWGVSDSPYGPVVSPDAEEDFIVLRQNGPAQGTAHHSIVNVPGTDRWYVAYHRHAVPGGGGYKRETCIVRMEFDDQGNILPMDPMQPAFEKGDVGEPITLAK, from the coding sequence ATGAAACAAGCACTTGCCCTTTCCCTCAGCGCCCTCGCTGCCTCCTTGAGTTTCGCAAATTCGGATACAGCCTACCTTCTCACTTCCTTCCGCGATAACGGAGACGGACTTCACCTCGCATACTCCTACGATGCGAGAGACTGGACCGACTTGGACCAGGTTTACCTCGAACCCACCGTTGGCTCGAAGCTCATGCGCGATCCGCATATTCTCCGCACCGACGACGGCACCTACCACATGGTCTGGACCTCCGGCTGGTCGGACCTGGGCATCGGCTACGCGACCTCCGAAAACCTGACCGACTGGTCCGAGCAAAAATACCTGCCACTGATGGAGGATGTTGAAGGCGCCAATCAGTGCTGGGCTCCAGAAATCTACTACGACAAGAAAAAGAAGTCCTTCGTCATCGTCTGGTCCACATCCGTGACCGACAAAAGAACCGGCGAAACCAATTTCAGGGCCTACTATTCCCTCACCAAAAACTTCGAGACGCTCAGCAAACCCAAGATCTTGTTCGACCCTGGGTTCGACAATATCGACACGACCATTCTCAAACAGGATGACGCCTTCTACGCCATCTTTAAGGAAACGGACGACCAAGGGGCCAAAGATTACGGATCGATCTACGCCGCCAAAGCCAAGAAAATCACCGGTCCCTACGAGGTTCTGGACCATGTGATTCTCAAAAAGGAACAAGCGGAGGGTCCTACTGTGGTGGATACAGAGGATGGCGTTTACGTCTACTTCGACTACTATACCGACCATCGATACGGGGCCCGCGTTTCGACCGACTGGGAAACCTGGAAGAAGCCTACCGATGACATCGCCTTCCCTGAAGGCCAGCGCCACGGCTCTATCTTCCGCGCCCCAGAGAGCCTCGTCGCATCGCTTATCAGAGAAGCCGCCTCCGTGGCTCCTGCTCCCGCCCTGCAAGGCGAGTTCACCGCAGACCCCGCCATTCGCGCCTTCGGCGATCGCTATTATATCTACCCGACTTCGGACCGCCCCTACTGGAACACCAAGGAGTTCGCCGTCTGGTCATCGCCTGACCTTGTCGAATGGAAAAAGGAAAACGTCTTTCTCGATCTCCGCGAAGATATCAGTTGGGCCAACAACAAGGCATGGGCTCCCGACTGCATCGAGCGCAACGGAAAGTACTACTTCTACTTCTGCGGGGAACATAACATAGGCGTCGCCGTGGGCGACTCCCCGACCGGCCCGTTCGAGGACGCTTTAGATCGCCCTCTCATCGACAACGAAACGATCAAGACCTTCAGCATCGATCCCTACGCATTCATCGATGACGATGGCCAAGCTTACCTCTACTTCGGAAACGGCACGCCTACCGTGTATCGACTAAACGATGACATGATTTCTTTCGATGGCGAACACGTGGAGTTCCCACTGCGCGACTTCCGCGAGGGCATCGTGGTCTTCAAGCGAAACGGAAAGTACTACTTCATGTGGTCCATCGACGACGCCCGTAGCCCAGACTATCGCGTTGGATGGGGTGTATCCGATTCCCCATACGGGCCGGTCGTAAGCCCAGACGCGGAGGAGGATTTCATCGTGCTTCGTCAGAACGGTCCGGCCCAAGGCACCGCCCACCACAGCATAGTCAATGTTCCCGGAACCGATCGATGGTATGTCGCCTACCATCGTCACGCCGTTCCCGGCGGTGGTGGCTACAAGCGCGAGACCTGTATCGTACGCATGGAGTTCGACGATCAAGGCAACATCCTGCCCATGGATCCGATGCAACCCGCTTTCGAGAAAGGCGACGTCGGAGAACCAATCACTCTGGCGAAATAG
- a CDS encoding family 43 glycosylhydrolase, with product MSKLILFTVVLVSLAEVSASGLFANASGEEPGNGNPILPGYYADPSIVSYQDTYYIYATIDPWGGETLACWESKDFKNWTLHQLNWPTKEACTSPSSMGAMVWAPSVVQAPDGKFYMHVSVGSEVWVGVAEHPLGPWENPLGDQPMISADFAKEYHMIDAQAFVDDDGNAYLYWGSGWNWTNGRCFAAKLNPDMASFDGEVKDVTPSNYFEAPVMVKRDERYFLMYSNGKTTIDTYQVHYAIGDSPLGPFKEAKNSPILVTDHARNILSPGHHTVFEQDGQHYILYHRHNIPFEPVHRQICVDELNFTHDGLIETVTPTHQGPSLIANRREDRRPIPSIATASSRRDERVRAAHAIDDNYATRWEAAANDSLPTLQLEFTSVTTVSKQELIPQFGWKPQLFRIESSIDGKQWETVADFTKNPVIGSPIAIEKPVSCKYLRIQFSGSEESHTASLFEWLAY from the coding sequence ATGTCTAAACTAATTTTGTTCACGGTTGTCCTTGTGTCGCTCGCTGAAGTCTCAGCGAGCGGCCTTTTCGCCAATGCCTCCGGCGAGGAACCGGGCAACGGAAACCCGATCCTCCCCGGCTACTACGCCGACCCTTCGATCGTTTCGTATCAAGATACTTACTACATCTACGCCACGATCGACCCGTGGGGCGGTGAGACGCTCGCCTGCTGGGAATCGAAGGATTTCAAGAACTGGACCCTTCACCAACTGAACTGGCCCACCAAGGAGGCCTGCACCAGCCCCAGTTCCATGGGAGCTATGGTCTGGGCTCCATCTGTCGTGCAAGCTCCGGATGGCAAATTCTACATGCACGTCTCCGTTGGCAGCGAAGTCTGGGTGGGAGTAGCTGAGCATCCACTTGGGCCATGGGAGAACCCTCTCGGCGACCAGCCCATGATCTCCGCGGACTTCGCCAAGGAATACCATATGATCGATGCCCAAGCCTTCGTCGACGATGACGGGAACGCTTACCTCTATTGGGGATCTGGCTGGAACTGGACCAACGGACGATGTTTTGCCGCCAAGCTCAACCCGGACATGGCGAGCTTCGACGGCGAAGTCAAAGACGTCACCCCGAGCAACTACTTCGAAGCTCCCGTCATGGTGAAGCGCGACGAGCGCTATTTTCTGATGTATTCAAATGGCAAGACAACCATCGACACCTACCAGGTTCACTACGCCATCGGCGACTCCCCGCTCGGCCCCTTCAAGGAAGCGAAAAACAGCCCGATTCTCGTCACCGACCACGCCCGAAACATACTTTCTCCCGGTCATCACACCGTATTCGAACAAGATGGACAGCATTACATACTCTACCATCGCCACAACATTCCCTTTGAACCGGTTCATCGCCAGATCTGCGTAGATGAACTCAACTTCACTCACGACGGATTGATCGAAACCGTGACGCCTACTCACCAAGGACCGTCCCTCATCGCCAATCGACGTGAGGATCGCAGGCCAATCCCCTCGATTGCCACCGCCTCCAGTCGCAGAGACGAGCGCGTGAGAGCCGCCCACGCCATCGACGACAACTACGCTACCCGATGGGAGGCTGCCGCTAATGACTCGCTACCCACCCTGCAGCTGGAATTCACATCGGTCACCACAGTTTCAAAACAAGAGCTCATCCCGCAATTCGGATGGAAACCTCAACTCTTCCGCATCGAGAGCTCGATCGATGGCAAGCAGTGGGAGACAGTTGCCGATTTTACGAAAAACCCTGTCATCGGCTCGCCTATCGCAATCGAGAAGCCCGTCTCCTGCAAATACCTTCGCATCCAGTTTTCCGGCTCAGAAGAGTCCCATACCGCCTCCCTCTTCGAGTGGCTCGCCTACTAG